A stretch of the Snodgrassella alvi genome encodes the following:
- a CDS encoding type VI secretion system Vgr family protein: MSIKPESDEQLLPVNSLTRTPGFVSNQTVSPDIGELVQNGVEQVADKLAEKANSTIAQTKKAIDTATDAMEAIGSIGTASPLMKAAQAAVAGSSVPVSAQDIVDAVTGGSSGGTRTVNVSGAAVPAGMLTFASMNGQETLSELFSYTIQLKTPDKLNIGYFAPSSNLPLKSMVGKDLTVDIELENGSKRYISGLVTAARVVGHQGRGVVYELRLEPWLELATRTSDYKIFQNKSVVEIIDEVLSEYPFEMEKRLTETYPKRNFQVQYGETDYDFLQRLMQEFGIYYFFEHSAGSHKLVLVDAIGSHQPCPGAASVSFHQQGLKLDEEFIHTIAAKESLRTGKWVLDDFDFQKPKAKLTSTVAKPRETGHPDYEHYEWPGDYFEKDEGEFLTKVRMEAQKSLGSRVYGSGNIRTLVTGCTFNLENCPTVEANQEYLVVESALVIEDMGEYSGQGQHFGYNTSFELLPTSEVFRPQRTIKKPHTHGPQSAIVTGPAGEEIWTDKYGRVKVQFLWDRYGQWDENSSCWVRVTQPWAGKGFGGMQIPRIGQEVIVDFKNGDPDLPIITGRVYNADTMPAWGLPDNKTQSGMFSHSIGGGPDNANALRFEDKPGQEELWLHAEKDQRIEVNNDESHSVGNNRTKSIGNDEVISVGNDRTTLISNDCLRAVKANDTVLIGENKSTSVSNDFVIAAGTTIRLSCGKTVLELHADGQFNITCENFNITAAQSGQINTLGNLLDLNMDGGSAAAQPGSDGDKGNIDSAVNQIFSPPA; the protein is encoded by the coding sequence ATGAGTATAAAACCAGAGTCAGATGAACAGCTTCTGCCGGTGAATTCACTTACCCGTACACCTGGGTTTGTAAGCAACCAAACAGTATCTCCAGATATTGGAGAGCTGGTGCAAAATGGTGTTGAACAGGTGGCGGACAAATTGGCAGAAAAAGCTAATTCGACTATCGCTCAAACTAAAAAAGCCATAGATACAGCTACAGACGCAATGGAGGCTATAGGGAGCATAGGGACAGCATCTCCACTGATGAAAGCAGCACAGGCAGCAGTAGCAGGTAGTTCGGTACCAGTTAGTGCACAGGATATTGTGGATGCTGTAACTGGTGGAAGCAGTGGCGGTACACGGACAGTGAATGTCAGTGGTGCTGCCGTCCCTGCTGGTATGCTTACTTTTGCCAGTATGAACGGACAAGAAACTTTAAGTGAGTTATTTAGCTACACCATTCAACTTAAGACTCCTGATAAGCTAAATATTGGCTACTTCGCGCCTAGTTCTAATTTGCCATTAAAATCAATGGTAGGCAAGGATCTGACTGTTGATATAGAGCTTGAAAACGGTAGTAAACGCTATATCAGCGGGTTGGTTACGGCTGCTCGCGTTGTGGGGCATCAGGGACGGGGTGTGGTTTATGAGCTGCGTCTTGAGCCATGGCTAGAGCTGGCTACCCGTACCAGTGATTACAAGATATTTCAGAATAAAAGTGTAGTAGAAATTATCGATGAAGTTTTAAGTGAATATCCATTTGAGATGGAAAAACGACTTACTGAAACTTATCCGAAGCGCAATTTTCAGGTTCAGTATGGTGAAACCGATTATGATTTCCTGCAACGTTTGATGCAAGAATTCGGTATATATTATTTCTTTGAACATAGTGCTGGTAGTCATAAACTGGTGTTAGTCGATGCTATTGGTTCTCATCAACCTTGTCCCGGAGCTGCATCTGTAAGTTTTCATCAGCAGGGTTTAAAGCTGGATGAAGAGTTTATCCATACTATTGCAGCGAAAGAATCCCTACGTACCGGTAAATGGGTATTAGATGATTTCGATTTTCAGAAACCAAAAGCCAAACTTACAAGTACAGTAGCTAAACCACGTGAGACTGGGCATCCTGATTATGAGCATTATGAATGGCCTGGTGATTATTTTGAAAAAGATGAAGGCGAATTCCTGACTAAAGTACGTATGGAAGCGCAGAAATCTTTAGGCAGCCGAGTATATGGCAGTGGCAATATACGTACCCTAGTGACAGGCTGTACTTTCAATTTAGAAAACTGCCCTACAGTTGAAGCAAATCAAGAATATCTGGTTGTTGAAAGTGCGCTTGTGATTGAGGATATGGGGGAATACAGTGGTCAGGGACAACATTTCGGATACAACACAAGTTTTGAACTATTACCAACCAGTGAAGTTTTCCGTCCGCAGCGTACTATAAAAAAACCACATACCCATGGCCCGCAAAGTGCCATTGTGACAGGTCCGGCAGGAGAGGAAATCTGGACAGACAAATATGGCCGAGTGAAAGTGCAATTTCTCTGGGATCGTTACGGCCAGTGGGATGAAAACAGCTCGTGTTGGGTACGTGTTACACAGCCGTGGGCAGGTAAGGGATTCGGTGGTATGCAGATACCGCGAATAGGCCAGGAAGTCATTGTTGATTTTAAAAATGGTGATCCGGATTTACCAATTATCACTGGCCGAGTGTACAACGCTGATACCATGCCAGCATGGGGTTTACCTGACAACAAAACTCAAAGCGGAATGTTCAGCCATTCGATCGGAGGCGGGCCTGATAATGCCAATGCTTTGCGATTTGAAGATAAACCGGGGCAAGAGGAGCTCTGGCTGCATGCTGAAAAAGACCAACGTATCGAAGTCAATAATGATGAAAGCCATTCTGTTGGAAATAATCGTACAAAATCAATTGGCAATGATGAGGTCATTAGTGTAGGCAACGACCGTACAACTTTGATCAGTAATGATTGTCTTCGTGCTGTTAAAGCCAATGACACGGTTTTGATTGGAGAAAATAAATCGACTAGTGTCAGTAATGATTTTGTAATTGCTGCAGGGACAACCATACGCTTGTCATGCGGAAAAACTGTACTGGAGCTCCATGCCGATGGGCAATTTAATATTACCTGTGAAAATTTCAATATCACGGCAGCACAAAGTGGCCAGATTAATACACTTGGTAACCTACTGGATTTGAATATGGACGGGGGAAGTGCTGCGGCTCAACCTGGTTCTGATGGAGATAAAGGCAATATTGATAGTGCAGTAAATCAGATATTTTCACCACCAGCATAA
- a CDS encoding DcrB-related protein, giving the protein MQYQTNDTEFQIPDPDIKDVSLNIIKFKNLGTSLVLSRSELGEEETLESSLDDQLKRLESSVKGLKFHQKNKISFGKNQNIEAFELSNQFIKGAEKVYQYQLVCLIPGTRTMFAMSYVKNTNLGEAELAHWELIKQNFEFKK; this is encoded by the coding sequence ATGCAATACCAAACAAATGATACCGAATTTCAGATTCCAGACCCTGACATTAAAGATGTTTCATTAAATATAATAAAATTCAAAAACTTAGGTACATCATTAGTTTTGAGTCGCAGCGAACTTGGAGAAGAGGAAACGCTTGAATCCAGCCTGGATGACCAGTTAAAACGACTTGAAAGCTCTGTAAAAGGATTGAAATTTCATCAGAAAAACAAAATCAGTTTCGGAAAAAATCAGAATATTGAGGCATTTGAGTTAAGTAACCAGTTTATTAAGGGTGCAGAAAAAGTTTACCAATATCAGCTGGTGTGTCTTATTCCCGGTACTCGAACCATGTTTGCGATGAGTTATGTAAAAAATACCAATTTGGGCGAAGCGGAATTAGCCCATTGGGAATTAATTAAACAAAATTTTGAATTTAAAAAATAA